A section of the Callithrix jacchus isolate 240 chromosome 14, calJac240_pri, whole genome shotgun sequence genome encodes:
- the LOC144579369 gene encoding uncharacterized protein LOC144579369: MDVVMGHQYSTGRCAPVEPVTQAWLGQALGTFQNWPEFPASCKEQCQEDGNSGTPAIDDGTSCPPAHNRLRNKQTLLSRTKLLFAFRRERSAAGSRSETFSNGQTACPQEPGLQLHLSDKIPTKILRGKRGHILPLHEASRAPQEGAASRAEAASQNLSPVVCHQPRHRKEHHQRRLEWVTGTGFNRRRGSLVGHESQSYG, from the exons ATGGACGTGGTCATGGGACACCAGTACTCAACAGGTAGGTGCGCCCCAGTGGAGCCTGTGACACAGGCCTGGCTGGGGCAGGCCCTAGGGACTTTCCAGAACTGGCCTGAATTCCCAGCTTCCTGCAAGGAACAATGCCAGGAGGACGGGAACAGTGGGACCCCAGCCATAGACGACGGCACATCCTGTCCACCGGCTCACAACAGGCTTCGAAATAAACAAACGTTGCTGTCCCGAACGAAACTTCTGTTTGCCTTCCGCAGGGAGCGCTCAGCTGCAGGCTCCAGGTCTGAGACCTTCTCAAATGGCCAAACTGCCTGTCCTCAGGAGCCAGGACTCCAACTCCATCTTAGCGACAAGATTCCAACCAAAATCTTGAGGGGGAAGAGAGGCCACATTCTGCCCCTGCACGAGGCCTCTCGGGCTCCCCAGGAGGGAGCTGCATCCAGGGCTGAAGCTGCATCTCAGAACCTGAGCCCAG TGGTCTGCCATCAGCCCAGGCACAGAAAAGAACATCACCAACGAAGGCTGGAATGGGTCACAGGCACAGGCTTTAACAGACGACGAGGATCATTGGTTGGCCATGAGTCACAGTCCTATGGGTGA